The Theobroma cacao cultivar B97-61/B2 chromosome 1, Criollo_cocoa_genome_V2, whole genome shotgun sequence genome contains the following window.
ATCAAACTTCCCGAACTCAATCCTTGATTTGTTAAGTCATTTCCTTCTATGTCTTAGGAACTATTCTTCCATCTTCTCAGTAGTTCTATTAATTAGTTACTATCACTTCAGCTACCAACTGAAAAGATGTATAATTCTTCTATGAAACATGGTTTCTTCTCATTATATTTCTAAACTATGCTTCATATATTTGCTCTTTGTACATGAATGGGTTAGAATGTAACTGCTTTAATGACTTTCTGTTACTAGCAAATGCTTGGGAGGAGGAGGATGAAATTGTTCTGATCACTTGCCGCCTTGAGAATCCAGATCTGGACCTGGTCAGTGGGGAGGTCAAAGAGAAACTAGACAATTTTAACAATGAGCTGTGAGAACTCTGACCTTTTATGTGAATTCGTAGGATGATCTTTGTACTGCAAATTGTGTATCATTCTTATTATTCAAATCAGGTATGAAATGAGGTTCAACATGAAAACTGGTCTTGCTTCACAAAAGCAATTATCAGTCTCTGCTGTTGATTTCCCTAGGGTGAATGAATACTACACTGGCAGGTATGTATCTGTTGTGGTGTTAGTAATCTGAAAACGTGTAGAGGAAAATATGtatcttttaaacttcttttGATCAAGTTTATAGGGCACTTATCATTTGCTTACGGTCATTTTCTCTTATCTCACTCAAACTCTTACTTATTGCTTCTCTTGTGTGAATTTAGAAAACAAAGATATGTATATGGAACCACTTTGGACAGCATCGCAAATGTCACAGGGATTGTGAAGTTTGATCTGCATGCTGAACCAGAGGCAGGAAAACCAAAGATTGAAGTTGGGGGGAATGTTCAAGGCCTCTTTGACTTGGGTCCTGGTAGATTTGGTTCAGAAGCTATTTTTGTGCCTCGTGAGCCAGGGACCACTTCTGAAGAGGATGACGGCTACTTGATATTCTTTGTACATGATGAGAATACTGGGTATGtctctccctttctcttgCTATTCATGAACTTCATTTATCTTTTTGAATGAGAGAGAATTACTTCTACTCTATTGCATCACGCATGCCTATTAAATTTTCCATTCTGTACTTGGCATTTGTAATTTTCTCTAAACATGCCTTGGCAACCTTTTGCTGTCTACATACCATTTGAGGATGAAAAGACTAGTTTTGTGCAAGAGTGAGATATTGAAGCAGTGATTCTATCCCCGCTgagagttttaaatttttagctACCCTTTTTGGTAAATatatttgattgattgatAGGAATGAGTTTTGTTGATTGTAAAAGTGGAATCTCTACATAAATTTTAAGCCAACTATCAGCCACATTCACTGATGCTTTTCCTGTAAATATTGAAACATTTAGCCTTGCCCACAATATGCCTTATTGCACTGTACAAATCATGGTCTCAATTCCCTCCATTGCATGAGCAGGAACATATTTGTATGGTCCTTACTGCTATAGCTGTCTCTATTTTGATTTCAGAATCGAAGGAACTAATCACTGTGATCCAATCGCTCCTTTAAATTTCCATTTGCCTTGGTCTTTTTAAGATGAAGGCctatttgaaatttggtcaacttGCCAACTGATTtgattcttttcctttttgactGTGCAGAAAATCATCAGTGAATGTGATTGATGCAAAAACAATGTCAGCAGATCCCGTTGCAGTTGTTGAATTACCTCACAGGGTTCCTTACGGGTTCCATGCTTTCTTTGTGACCGAGGTTAGTATATCTTGCAGTACTTCCATTAGCTTTCCACAGTTCAGATATTGGAATTTATAAGACACAGACGTGATTCTGCTGCTGCCTCACGGTACCAAAACTAGGCTTATACCCGTTTGAAGTAGGATTTGCCAAGTTTACAGTTTAAgcccaaaaataaaaaccaaagagaaaagatgtgaacctttcttttctcaaagattttgataattttctcTGGTTACTTTTGCTTGTTGTGGAACAGGAACAACTTCATGAACAAGCCAAATAGAGATCGCACGTAGACGTCTTGAAACAAACCCGAGCTTTCAGACAATTAAGATCCCGGAGACGATTCCCTTGGTTTCTACACTTCATAACCTGGGGTTTGTTACTATAACATTAATCCCTGTCGGGCTGTCCATGTATAGGTATGCCAAACTATAGCCAAAATGCTTGTAATAAGGGTATAACTCCACGCACCGAGAAGATAAATAAGGGTATAACTCCACGTACGGAGAAGATACTGTCAGCATTTTTAAGAATGTTTCAGTTCCCTTGGAACCCCCTACCATTACCAAAACTGAGATCCTTTCTTTGGCCATGGTgttattgtttttttctttttctaaaagaCTGCTCTGCTTTCTGCAAACTGAAATTTATTGGATGTCGGAAGGGTTAAATTTATGGGATTGACGGTAAGGTAACAGGACGATTTATGCAATACCAGTAAACCACCGCACGCGATTGATTGCTTCCTGGAGAAGTGTTTTTAGaagataagaaaatgaaatgaacGTAAACTTACTGCCAGAAAAATCATCGTTCTAAGTATGAATTTTGTGCGGGGGAAGTAGAATAACAACATCCAATGGAAACTTGAAAATCTTTTCTGCAGATAACTAAAGCTGATTTTGCAGGTTTTTGTTTGataaatgaatgaatgaagaaGTTTCATCCATCTTTTATCAAGCTTGCAATGGATTAAGAAGTTTCCATCATAAATCGAAAAACAGTTGAGAGAAATGATCAGACAATGATGCATCATgcagaacaaagaaaaaaaaaacccagaaGCTGTGATGAATCCCTCAGATTGCCTGATATCAACCCAGCATGAAGCTGAAACACATGGGTTGGTTGGTTGGTTCCTCAACCTCTGCAATTGAAAGGGAGCACCAAATATTTCACGTGTTTCACGCACATTTTCTGATTACTAAATTTTTCTTCACAGGGATCATATCACCGAGAGTTCACCACCAACTACTACGACATGACTTCCAAAACAAAATCGCCATTTTTGTAGAAACGAAAAGAAggatatgaaaaataatttgataaaatcTTTGACAGATTCAAAAATAACGCAGAGAtgctaaaaaaaagaagacaaaaaaaCGGGGCAGGAATTGAATCAGTAGAAAGGGAAGCAGAGAGAGCGGCGGCTCAACAGAGTAAGACAGGGTTTTGTTAGGTTTTTTCCTTCCCTTGGGTGTCGGGTTTTTCTAATCTTTCCCCTTCTGTCTCAGGGCTGGGGGGCCTAGTTTTGGGCTCAAGATTATTGCTACCTATTGCTTTCATAGGCCTTCACGCCTGGGCTTTGAACAATCCATATTCCTCTTCTCAACCTTCATTTTCACTTTACAGGATGGTATAAATATCGAACGAATACAAAGTATTTACTTTCAAGGGGCATTGCAGTACTGCTTTGAGCCTGACATTCATGAGCCCTTGTAGAAAAGcttacacacacacacacacacacacacacacacacacacatatatatatatatatatgaagaCTGGAGTGGAGAAGGTTGATTCGTCATCTGGATTCAAAATCCTATATGGTGGGTGGGAGGGTCCTTCCTTCTTCAACTTAGTTTCAAACTTCAACAAATACTAACATTCATAAGTTAGCTATAACCTTGTAAGCAAGACATGCCGAAGTGTGGCATCAATAGCCACGAAAAATGCACGCTTTCACCCTCCGAGAAACAATCACCACATCCCTCCAAACAGTTTATATAATGTAACAAGTCTCCGGACAATCACTACAATACATAtgaaagagagggagagaggcAGCAGCAACACAAGGCGCCACTTTACATTATTATGGCCACACTATGATGGAAAACTTAAAAAACTCTTTCAGTCATACACAAGTCTCCATGCTCTTTGACATGTTCAAATGTAAGTTGTCTGAAATTTTGCACATTCACAACTGGTTTGCTACTTGATAGATACAACACctatttatctttttacaaAGGGGTCAATGGGAGGGATGTCAAACTCTTAGCAGAGTGGAGATCAACCAAAGACCGCATATCTCCTCGTATAACCCCTTAACCATGAGTTACCAAAGCCAAGAATGAATTGCCTGTGGAATGCCACTCTGGGAGGGATTCCACCACCCAAGATCGAAGGGGCAAATACCTCCACCTTTGCCTATATACAAGAAGACTCCCATTAGATACAAACACAAACAATGACCCATCCCATCctacaatgaaaaaaaaaaaaaaaagagttaacAAATGCCAAACCTGCAAAGCAATGCTGGAGAACGCCACCCACCTCAAGGaggaatttcatttaattgaCGGGGCACCATCTTGTGCCCCATTCCCTTGCACAATATTCCTCTGCTGGCCAAAGCAGTTACCCTCCACAGCATCATTAGATGATGAGTGGTATGTTGATGACAGACCATGGCCATTGGTGTTAACATTAGCTAAAGATTGTGCATTGGGCAAGTCCTGTACCAGTGACCCGTTTCCTTCTTTCTGATCGTAGAAGGAATTTAAATTTGCAGATCTACACCCAGAACCAGATAAGTGAGCTGATTTGGTTGAAAGGTTTGCATCTGAATTCATGCATTCTTCTGAGGTGGGACTGGTAACGTCATTATCCTGCTTCTTTGTATTAAGAAAACGACCTCCACAACCCCTAGCCCTTCTCATAGCATGTAGATGCCGAGACTCATGAAGGTATGGCTGTAGTCAATGGCAACAGAATTGAGTCCTGAACCCTAATTTGTACATTTCTTCTAGccaaaaaggaaaggaaaaagggaacaaaaaaaacctaaaaatatCAATTCTACCTTTCTAGCTTTAAAGGCTTTCTTTTCTAGCTCAGCCTTAGCACGTATTTGTCTTCGCCTCAAAATGCCATGATATTGCTTTGCATTTACATAAACAGGCTCCTCTTCCATTTGAAGAGGCAAAGGCATTCTAGCATGATGCATTCCATATAGATGTGGTGACACCTGGCACAACATAGTTGGAGTTATCAGAAAAATTCTGGCTTCCCAAATTTAATCAGCAAGAGAACGCATTAAGTTCATTGGTTTTATGTGGACCACTACTTACATACATCTCGTAAACCTTCAATATAATGAGTGCATAACCTCTATCCCCACTAGTGAAAACACATGAAACTCATTTGAAGACATTTAGATAAAATAAGTTCCTAAAATAAGAGTCTTACATCAATGACCAACATTAATTATGCAAAAATCAGAGATAACTAGGgtaaattgaaaaagaaaaaggttagATGATGGTCGGGTCACTCATATGGTAAATTTGCTCTTCCGCAATTTGTACAGAAACTGTGAAATaaaattcttgtttttctctCAAGAGCAAATAAAGGATGAACTCATTTGTGTGTACTTTAAAGCGCTAGTTGTGGCTGCAGTGTAACAGCATTATGTAGAGCAAATGAGCCATAATCCTAGGTTGAAGCATTACCATTGCAAAATGAAAGTTTTATACATACAAATTGATGCATGCATAAAGGGCAAAAGGAAACAAGATGCATTGTCTTATTCTAGTCATAGCTTAAAAGGAAATCCATTTTCTAGTAATCAGGAACGTCTATCTAGTGCAAAATAGTCACTATAAAACTGTCTTTCCTTTCATCCATTTACCACAGAACAAGATACTCAGAGCATACCATCGTTTGTGGCCCATATGAAGTCATTATTCCACTGTACTGAGGATCTGAATAGGGATACGCTGTCAAGACCTGAAAAGTTAGGAGCAAGATTTCTTCCTCAGTCAGAGAGAGAACCAATGCAAACTCATAGACAtttaaaggataaaaaaatGCAGGCACAAGGACGGATACATGAAGTAAGTTCATGAATGCTTTGATATGtatgtaaatgtgtgtgtgagaaagagagaaaggccTTACAATTGAGTGACCAACTAGTTCCATTTGGGAATTTGGTTCAAGGTGTTCACCCAAAGTAAGGGGTGCTGCAGAAGGAGCATGCTTGGGATGTTGGCGATCTTGTCCATTTCTCCCATCTGATCCAAAAACTAAGATTGCATCAATATCACAATGAATACAAAGCACATGGTTTCCTCAATTTCATGCAGACATGTCATATGGCACTAGTTGTCATTCTCAGATGCAGCTATTTCCACAACCTTGTTTAAATTGGGTTTTGCTGTCCTCTCAACAACCTTAGACAGCACACATTAACTTTTGAAACTTAATGATAAGGATATATGTTCCCACCCAAAAACACTAACCCTGTGTGGGGAAtccaaaaaaaagttaaaaaagcCTCCTATATATCTGGTAGATTTGTCGAATAGAGAAAATTGGGCAGAGAATGGCAAGCCAAGATCCTATACAGGGGCGGCAACCTATTGGGAACGATGCATTACTAAAGATCATAgtgaaaacaagaaaactcCTTTGAATAATCTTCTTCATCTACAGAAACTTCCTAGTAAATGAAAATGGAATCCAGTGATAGACAATTTTTGGAGTAATGATCCTTAAAAACCACCTAAGAAACCCAATCCACCATGTGAACTGCCCACAATCTAAACACTGAATCATGAATCTTTTCATTACTTCTAAACATGCATCCACAAAACTAGGAGGAACCGCTCCAGTGTGAAGTTACAAAacatcaaatgaaaaaatttaccAATCCATCACCGTCCCTGCTCGAGATATTAATGTTCTGAGGTTAAAGGTATCACCATGTTATAGTTTCATGATTTCCTACTTATGAAGCACAAGGCAAACAACTAGAAGGGAATGTCCACAAAATTACCCTTTGGTCCCTTAAATTTTCTATAATAcatctttttttcccttttccccttttttgttcTGTGAGACATGAGCACATCCTCTAAACtaatttctaaataattttttaatataaatactAGGTAAATGAATGACATGGACCAAAAGAACAGTAGACATTAGTTTGAAGTAAACAACACatattttcttccatttgtcaAATCATAACAAACCGATCATGTTAGGAATGGAGGCAGATTCACCAATCCTGCAAAGTGATTAAGATAAGTAAAAACATGGGTCTATAATTACCAAATCACAGTAGTCACTTGTCCAAAACTGAGGTCTTGTGGTCTTTTAGCATGAAAAAGAAGCATTCCATCTCTAACTAATATGAGAAATCCGAGATGGTGATTTACAGTAATCAGATTCTCTTTACTGGAATTACCTCCATTGCCCAAGCCACCATGAGCTTGTGACTGGACAGCTCCATTTGCCATTGAACCATGTAGTTGTTCCATAGAAGATGAATTTGAGGCAGCTTCACCTAAGGGATTAGTACCAACCCCTTTCCACCAGGGCTCAGAGAAGACAGTTGACTGCAACACACTTTGAGCACCATGGTCTAACTGTTGATCTTCGTTCACCGGTTTTGCTGGCATTATTCACAACTTATCCTGGAATCAGCAGCCAAGTCCCAAAACCAATTTAAAACAGAGAGTGAGAGAGGATAAAACTATTtggacaaaataaataaaatctagaGCTCTAAATAGCCAAAACAGAGAATTTTTCCCATGAGATATAAACAGAATAGAAACAGAAAATTCCACAAGGATCTCAACTTCCCACTCACTATCATCTACTACAACATCAATTGTGCACAATCTAATCTCGAGTTTCATCAAGCTTcagaggaaaaataaaaaacaataaccaatcttttaataaattaaacatgaattaTATGTATAATACAAACATCATTAGTCACAAATCTTCAAGGAAAACTTTTAAGAAATTATGTTACTAAAAGGAAAAGGGGGTTTATTTCCTTAATTCGAAATTCAAtcgaaatttaaaaatcaaagctTCAAAATAAGCAACACTCAAGCTAGTTGCTGAAAAAAATGAACCCAAAAATCTTATTCGAATTTCCAAAAGAGCATGAATTAACGTCTTCCAGCTGAAGTCAATACAACTAAGtgattcaatttttaaattttgcatCTGGGCATCTCTAATCCCACCCCATAATTCATGCTAATCTTCTTCTTTCCTCCAATTCTCTCATCAACGAAAGAGGAAACTCCCAAAACATCAACTGAaggcaacaaaaaaaaaataacaaaatgctAAATTAAAGCCCCAAAGCAGTGGTCTTGGAAATCAAAGAcatgaaaaaaggaaagatctttagagagaaatttttttttttccttttacagaaaagaaaaagaaaaaaatatggaGGACTTACTGCAGTAGGAAAGCAAAAAAGTCAAGAGGCTAAAAAGATTGTATTTTGAGAAGCAAAGGTCATAGAGATTGGTTCATTTTtgtgctctctctctctgcaaCCTTAGCAGAGACATAGCGGCATTGatagagaaagagaaatgTATCTAACTtatcaatatttatatttatataccaGTATATACTTGGTAACAgaattttcaaacttttttagtttttttatattttttttcctaatgTTCTcagaaatttaatttcatttttaattaattatgtttatatttattatatttcacATAAATACTGCTGTCTTTGTCCGTTGTTAggtagaaaaattaaattttttatttcattttatcttaattttcgtaaaaatttaaaaaaaataaatatgtaaaaatcgagaaaataataattcttaAAGCTTATTCTAATTACATATAAAGAGAAAAGCAGGGATCGCTAAATCTAACATACAAATGTaggtttttgttatttaaaggaagaagaaggatTTGTGGTATGGATAAGCAATCAGTACGTAGTGGAAGTTCAACTTAAGAGTACGTGACCAAAGTGTTTAGCCACTTGTCACAGTCACTTTCTTCCAACAGCTGTGGGAGGTGGGTTTGAGGAAAGCTTGAGCTACAATTTTCCAAAGTAGTTTTTAATCATACAACTTCGGTTGAGAAGCCATTATCAAGCCTTAAAGTCGACTTTGGTCACCTTTTTGCGAGGCTCGGTTCTTCTCTTGGTTTCAAAGCCAAAGTTTTAATCGCCCATACCTTTAAGGAAagctttttaattgaaattttttatatttttttatgatttgtgAAAGTATTTattatcacatattttattaaaaatattatttttttttaaaaaaagataataataaattaatgaatatgaataatttttaattgccAGCGGTGGTACATGTGATGCGCACAACTTGCCACGTCTTCACCATTTTTACTTGTCAACCATCGTCAACGTCCTTGTCGGCTTTTGCTTAACGTCGTTGTAACGTTTCTGTGcccttcacttgttttcatccTAGGTAACAGCCTAACACCCGAAATAGACGCAAAAAAAcatatcatcaattttttaaaatgataaataaaccgtcaatcttttttttttttggtaatagTAATAGTAGCAGTAGTATTAAAAACAATCATTCTAGTACTTTGCTTGATCCAAAGTCAGTTGACTTTTCTGCCGGCCATGCATTAACATTATCATAACCCTTAAACTAAAATGTTATACTAGTAAATTGAATTTGAGACGCCCCAatctcttcttccttttttttaactcCCTTGTTCCTTTGttttagtcatttttgttcatattataaaaaattttcaaattttaatataaaatatattttatacatttaaAGACGAAAAAGAATAATTTGTTTCTGATTAGCTATCAATAGAACATTAGACTTTTATTATCCAAAATGCTAATTACTACTGCGCATCAGAAAGGAAGAAGGCATGTAGAGAGcgaaaaacaaacaaaaagaaaagctagTAGTTGATCTTTTTGGTACTAGGAACTAACCCTTGATTGGTTTAGGAACAAAGGTCGTAGAGACCCAGACAGACAGGCAGTTGGAGAATCGAGAAAAAGACACATGGAAGTGTAGGTATGTCTGAAACAGTTGAGACCGGCTAGGCGGCTACACAGTACCTAACTGCCAATAACAGCACAAATGACTGCACGATGTGATAGAGCTGGCCTCGCCAAACTTCCGCCATGTCCTAAATTCTCTACCAAACTGAACTAGATATGTACACAAATACTAATAGTCATCGATGCTaccattaagaaaaaaaagtagacCAAACAGTCCGGACCATTTTAGCATTCTTGAAGCAGGCTTATTATACGGCCATTCTTCCTCTATTTGTTCGTCGACAGGTGACAAACACATGATTTGACGGCTTAGTAGCAGAACATGGAGAAATTTTTACAAGCTTCAGCTCTATTTGATTATTTCAGCATCTCATTACTACATGGTCAAACTCTTTCCAGGCCAATACTGTATCAAGCGAAGAAAAGAATTCTCCGGAAACGTAGCAGTTGGTACCTACTTTCATGGAAACATGCCCTCAAGGAACCTATCAAAGTCTTCGTTGTCATCATCACTTTCATGATTGACAGCTGAAGATGAAGCCCTTATACCTgaaaaaaaagagggaaaataataatatctcTGGGTGTAGGCTATGATTAACGGCCAATTGAATGGCCTTAGGGTGCCTTTGATTCCCCCAGCTAGGCTGAGATTTGCAGAACCAAGTTATCACTCATAATAATGCTCATTAGCCCTGATAAGATCCTTGTAGCTTAATGAACCTAAGATAATCCGGAGTATGTATTGTTGCCTGTGGAAAACTTGGTTTAAAAAAGATAACCAGGGTAAGTTAGGCAGCAGCAACCACAAGATCTCCGCGAAGCTTTAACTTCAATCAGTAAGGCTATAGCTCTAATCTGGCCAATCTCTGGTTTACTACTCATTTTACTCAGTATTAATATTTCCGATGTGCTaataacaagaaaatattGCCAAATCAGCCAACATCTTATCCAAGGGCATATATGGTATTCaatgtaaaaatattaaaactagtaaggataaaatataaagataacTAACTAGCAAATGCAACCCTCCTTGCCCAGAATGTGCACTTGACTCCTAAATGTTAAAGCTCTAGTGTCTAGACCCTTAATTCCAAACCAGTTGGGTAAATCTGGGAGGATGCAGTGACTTGCCCAGAGGGTGTGGGGAAGTAGAGTAACAAAAATGGTGTCTTGCTGTAGAAGGTAAGCAAtaattcatgaaaatgaatgataAAGTAGCATTGATGGCAACTTcaaaccttttttctttcctttgctCCTCTCACACTCCTCATCTGTGTTATCTTTATCTTTTGACAGATCCCTGAACATAGTACAAGAGTCAACTTCTGAACATATAAAAGAGAATTGAGACACCATCCTTTTTTATTAGTAGATAACAAATTCATAAGCAAAAAGTATTCTGGAGTCAAGTTgacacctttttcttttgtactcctttttctgttttctgtCTAGTTCCTCCTTCTCCTTCCGTTTTTTGTAATGAAGTTTCTCTGCGCATCTATTTGAAACAgccaacaaaaagaaaaaagcagcCAAGGATTTAAAGCTTAAGTATAAATTCATATGTATTAAACAAAACATTAGAATCGAATTAATGAAAGACATATCGACAAACCCTAGACAGAACACAGAaatttaataaacaaaaagcCCAATCATCTAAGAACATCTTCCTACGTAAAAACTGGAACATCTTTTGACCCAGTTAGATGATAAGAGATTTGAAATTATACTGCACTACAACAACACTGACTATTCCAACTACATGGTGTATCCAAAAGATACATCTCCAAATAACTTTTTCTCCATATTTAAAAGGCATGGTGGCAGACTAGGATTTACAACAAATGACAACTATGAATCACTCCCTGTCTAGCATAACACTCTTATAACTCATCTTCTCAACTTCCAACCTATACATCCATACATCCAATTGAAGTGATAGAAACAATTTTGTCCCGCTTAACATGCCCcttatgttttccttttttttttataagccTTTTGTACATCGACTGGAAGAATGAGAAGAATGAAACATACATATGCAAATGGCAACGGTCAATGTGAGAACAGAGGCAATATTAAGTGATTCTCCATAAAGCCATGGACCTTAAACCCCAAGCAGAAGGCATGAAAACGACAAAATGACTTTTGACCCAGTTCAATGTATTCCTAACAATATAGAAATGAGAAGGATAAAACATTCACGAATGGCAACAGTCAATAAGAGAGCAAAGGAATATTTAGCAATATCCAGAAGACCATGGACCTTAAAACTCCCACTACATGGCATGAGATGCAGAAAAGCCAACAAAGTACTACAGAACATCTTTGGTGAACAAAGTTGCTTGGTGATAAAAGAATAGGTCTAGCCCAGCATGAgtagaaaaagagaaaaatgaaaaatcagacaaataaaatctcactACATATTTCACCTTTCACAAGTTACTAACTTCACAAGGGCCTGCTTGTTTTCTCCAGCCtcaaaataggaaaaatttaCCTGAAAATTTTAgccaagaaaaatgaaaagcaaaattTGCAGAGAGCGCCAACAGCATTGTTGACTACAAGAAAGTGGAACGTAATAAATCAAGACAAGCAGATTGAATATAACACAATGCCATGCACAGTTAGCTAAATCAGGAGAAAAATTATTCCAGATAGAGAAGAGAACATTCCGTACGAGTccaatgattttattttcaattagtAACATGTGAAATCTACATAGTTAACATATATACCGCTATTTTCATCACTACAAACTGTGTATTATAGGGAAACTGGCCATCCATGTATGTGGATCTCACCTGCAACCCTTGTGGCTTTCATGACTATGGAGTATGGAAAGCCAAAACTCCAGTGTTTGCTTCCTAGAGCATAGGGTATATGATCCCATACAAAACCAACAGAAATCAGAAGTTCCAAACCGGCATAGTTTAGCCCATTTTACACTAATTTGCACAGACAAGATAATTCTCttcataacaaaatattaCAGTATTTAGGAAGGAGAATAGGAATTTCACATCTCCACATCTTCCTTAATGCCATTGAGATAGCAGTATCACAGAAAATATCATCTAACCTTGCAAAAGTTCATACACATTTAACACTAATAAACTGCAAAATTATCTCATAACCTGTGAAGAGTTAAAAGATGAAGGCCAGTGCAAAGAACAAATGGTGATTACAAGTACAAACACTTGCCTCATAACTTGCTAAGTCTTCTTTCTCATTGCAGTGCTTATTACCACATATGAACTGTCCTGACGGAAAAGAGTAGtaagtaaattataaactTATGCACCATTGCCAATTAATGAACATCTTTATGATTAAAGATGATTgttaaattgaatttatagAGAGATAAGAATCAACGAAAATATGGGTTGTTGAAGGCAGTGAAGATTTCCTTGGTCTTGTTTCTAGGACCCTTCTACTCCACACCTCTTAGCCCACCTTTGTGATCAATTGATTTCAACACAAGTGGAAGCCCATGTGACAACGCTATCAACTGCCACAACTGATTTTGGTACATGTAGTAGTGTCTCAGCCCTTAGATTTTCAACCAATTGTGGTGAACATATTAGTGCCTCAATTTCACCTCAGTCTTTATCACCACTTCCAATTATTGCCCACCTAATCTTTGTCAATCCCTTGCCCAACAACTTTTGAGGATAATTAAAGCCATTTATACATATCTTTTCAAAATATGAGGATTCAAATTAATGACATCGCATGATTTGCTGATATGAAGGCAGACAGGAATATGAAGGCAATTCTAGAATAATGTAAAACATAACATTTCAAACCAAAACAAGAGATATAAATTAACACCAACAAAAATAAGATCTATTACACCAATTGATATTAA
Protein-coding sequences here:
- the LOC18614623 gene encoding nuclear transcription factor Y subunit A-4, whose translation is MPAKPVNEDQQLDHGAQSVLQSTVFSEPWWKGVGTNPLGEAASNSSSMEQLHGSMANGAVQSQAHGGLGNGDGRNGQDRQHPKHAPSAAPLTLGEHLEPNSQMELVGHSIVLTAYPYSDPQYSGIMTSYGPQTMVSPHLYGMHHARMPLPLQMEEEPVYVNAKQYHGILRRRQIRAKAELEKKAFKARKPYLHESRHLHAMRRARGCGGRFLNTKKQDNDVTSPTSEECMNSDANLSTKSAHLSGSGCRSANLNSFYDQKEGNGSLVQDLPNAQSLANVNTNGHGLSSTYHSSSNDAVEGNCFGQQRNIVQGNGAQDGAPSIK